One Pectinophora gossypiella chromosome 9, ilPecGoss1.1, whole genome shotgun sequence genomic region harbors:
- the LOC126369538 gene encoding ribulose-phosphate 3-epimerase, protein MSRNLKAMIGPSILNSDLSRLYEESQKLLDNGADYLHLDVMDGHFVPNLTFGHPIVKCLRSKIKGAFFETHMMVSKPEQWIVPMADAGVNQYTFHIEPITNVEEVCRKIKESGMKAGVAIKPGTPVTEVEKYINVADMVLIMTVEPGFGGQKFMENQMAKVKYLRENYPLLDIEVDGGVGPATIGCCATAGANMIVSGTAVIGSQDQAATIKLLRDTVQQSIKKQ, encoded by the exons ATGAGTCGTAACCTGAAAGCCATGATCGGACCTTCGATCCTCAACTCAGACTTATCAAGACTGTACGAAGAATCTCAAAAATTGCTTGATAATGGTGCAGATTACTTGCATTTAGATGTGATGGACGGTCATTTTGTGCCCAATTTGACTTTCGGACACCCCATAGTGAAATGCCTTCGTTCTAAAATAAAGGGTGCTTTTTTTGAGACACACATGATGGTTTCTAAGCCTGAACAG TGGATTGTACCTATGGCTGATGCAGGTGTGAACCAATATACATTCCATATTGAACCAATCACCAATGTTGAAGAAGTCTGTAGGAAAATTAAAGAAAGTGGGATGAAG GCGGGAGTTGCAATCAAACCTGGTACTCCAGTGACTGAAGTAGAAAAATACATTAATGTAGCAGACATGGTGCTTATTATGACGGTTGAGCCTGGATTTGGTGGACAGAAGTTTATGGAGAATCAAATGGCAAAGGTCAAATATTTGAGAGAGAATTACCCTCTGCTGGATATTGAAGTTGATGGTGGAGTCGGACCAGCAACTATTGGATGCTGTGCTACT GCTGGAGCCAACATGATAGTGTCTGGTACAGCAGTAATCGGATCTCAGGATCAGGCAGCCACAATCAAGCTACTGCGTGACACAGTGCAACAATCAATTAAGAAACAATAA
- the LOC126369497 gene encoding uncharacterized protein LOC126369497 encodes MGSEHYCLRWNNHQSNLLGVFSQLLHDESLVDVTLACSEGASIRAHKVVLSACSSYFRSLFVDHPSRHPIVILKDVGLAELRTLVDFMYKGEVNVQYCQLPALLKTAESLQVKGLAEMTTLSAAGIDSRNVPEPMEECQPLDATKECPEHMSHERLEARESRDKDERQAKDPRDRENRDNRDRESHSHSRETRETRDSHREQKEPRDLRSPRDFRETRESREHRELREPRDLRDHRDSHSRDMRETRERDIREARGEARESRDPREVPEASPPRMSPLLSVRRFRTETSMETLAPTHPPIPKDEPPDEPMRPSSPEDDAVSIRSNGAQNDNSVGINMTINSHGGVLGPPYSPVDQRLSVLNAMPHPALVHPSHPALSSPRNEPIAGPSGLPPVQQVPLSLKKEVDWERSNEDKGGESSSDYRLHESMCLDMSCGAGGTGGAALGAGLGARPAALPLWSPLLALQACRLRRYLSDDCMAYQSRHILHSERRRCGVCLASFPSTWLLERHAALQHASQASCDDKPFVCEQCGQSYRYRSAYVKHREQNHRARLPADKLFTCDVCGMQFRYLKSFKKHRLNHTLERLHTKNTDAPEGADQVSSTNEALIGQCGEMDLSMKKKNRTEGTPPIEVIHDAEQDSTVDSNGATDSIVTVDDSTDCKTVNSGAESERRDDDIPDERRRVPVSFASVSSMADSSESESRGDSSKNESSSSQSGILGFLQNDDRQRDRERRFACPFCGKCVRSKENLKLHVRKHTGERPFVCLFCGRAFGGKSDLTRHLRIHTGERPYHCEACGKCFARADYLSKHLTTHVHNAR; translated from the exons ATGGGAAGTGAGCACTATTGCCTAAGGTGGAACAATCATCAGAGCAACCTGCTGGGAGTGTTCAGCCAGCTACTGCACGACGAGAGCCTGGTCGACGTCACGCTTGCTTGCTCCGAAGGTGCCTCCATAAGGGCTCATAAG GTTGTGCTTTCTGCGTGCTCCTCGTACTTCCGTTCGCTGTTCGTGGACCACCCGTCGCGCCACCCCATCGTCATCCTCAAGGACGTGGGCTTGGCCGAGTTGCGCACGTTGGTCGACTTCATGTACAAGGGCGAAGTCAACGTCCAGTACTGCCAACTGCCTGCTCTCCTCAAAACCGCTGAAAGTCTTCAG GTCAAAGGATTAGCTGAAATGACGACGTTAAGCGCAGCTGGTATCGATTCGCGAAACGTCCCGGAACCAATGGAGGAGTGCCAACCACTCGACGCGACTAAGGAGTGTCCAGAACACATGTCACACGAGAGATTAGAAGCTAGAGAATCGCGGGACAAAGATGAGAGGCAGGCGAAGGACCCACGCGACAGGGAAAACAGAGATAATCGTGACAGAGAAAGTCACAGTCACAGTCGAGAAACCCGTGAGACACGGGACTCGCATAGAGAacaaaaagaaccccgggacttAAGGTCACCCCGAGACTTTCGGGAAACTAGAGAATCGAGAGAGCATCGTGAGCTCAGAGAGCCTCGTGATCTGCGGGATCACCGGGACTCGCACTCGAGAGACATGCGGGAGACGCGCGAGCGAGACATTCGAGAAGCTCGCGGAGAGGCTCGAGAAAGTCGGGATCCGAGAGAGGTCCCAGAAGCCTCTCCCCCTAGAATGTCGCCGTTACTCTCAGTGCGGCGATTTAGAACTGAAACTAGCATGGAAACGCTAGCGCCCACGCATCCTCCTATCCCAAAAGACGAGCCGCCCGACGAGCCGATGCGGCCGTCGTCGCCTGAAGACGATGCCGTCTCAATAAGATCTAACGGGGCACAAAATGATAATAGCGTTG gtataaaCATGACGATAAACAGCCACGGGGGGGTCCTCGGTCCGCCGTATTCACCAGTGGATCAGAGGCTGAGCGTCCTGAATGCCATGCCTCACCCAGCGTTAGTCCACCCGTCACATCCTGCGTTGTCAAGTCCAAGGAATGAGCCTATCGCCGGACCTTCTGGTCTTCCTCCAGTTCAACAAGTGCCCTTG TCACTGAAGAAGGAAGTTGATTGGGAACGCAGTAATGAAGACAAGGGTGGTGAATCATCTTCAGATTACCGGCTTCATGAGTCT ATGTGCCTGGACATGTCGTGCGGGGCGGGTGGGACGGGAGGCGCGGCCCTGGGCGCGGGGTTGGGGGCGCGGCCGGCGGCGCTGCCGCTGTGGTCGCCGCTGCTAGCGCTGCAAGCGTGCCGCCTGCGCCGCTACCTTAGCGACGATTGCATGGCCTACCAGAGCCGTCACATCCTGCACTCGGAGCGCCGCCGTTGCGGCGTCTGCCTCGCCTCCTTCCCGTCCACCTGGCTGCTGGAGCGCCACGCTGCGCTGCAGCACGCCTCGCAGGCCTCCTGCGACGACAAGCCCTTCGTCTGCGAGCAGTGCGGCCAGAGCTACCGGTACCGCTCAGCCTACGTGAAGCATCGCGAGCAGAACCACCGCGCGCGCCTTCCCGCCGACAAACTCTTCACCTGCGATGTTTGCGGCATGCAGTTCCGTTACCTCAAGTCTTTCAAGAAACATCGTCTCAATCACACGCTCGAGAGACTCCACACGAAGAACACGGACGCACCCGAGGGTGCCGACCAAGTTTCCAGCACTAACGAAGCTTTAATAGGTCAGTGCGGTGAAATGGACCTgtcaatgaaaaagaaaaatcgaACTGAAGGGACTCCGCCCATTGAAGTGATCCACGACGCCGAGCAAGACAGCACCGTTGACTCGAACGGTGCCACGGACTCTATTGTTACGGTGGACGACTCCACCGACTGCAAAACGGTGAATTCAGGTGCCGAGAGCGAGAGGAGGGACGACGACATACCCGACGAGCGGAGACGCGTGCCCGTGTCTTTCGCAAGCGTCAGCTCTATGGCGGACAGCTCTGAGAGCGAATCGCGGGGCGACAGTAGCAAAAACGAGAGCTCCAGTTCGCAATCCGGCATTCTGGGATTTCTACAGAACGACGACAGGCAGCGGGACAGGGAGAGGAGATTCGCGTGCCCCTTCTGCGGGAAGTGCGTGAGGTCGAAGGAGAACCTGAAGCTGCACGTGAGGAAGCACACGGGCGAGCGGCCGTTCGTGTGCCTTTTCTGCGGGCGCGCGTTCGGCGGCAAGAGCGACTTGACGCGGCACCTGCGCATCCACACGGGCGAGCGGCCCTACCACTGCGAGGCGTGCGGCAAGTGCTTCGCACGCGCCGACTACCTCTCCAAGCACCTCACCACACACGTGCACAACGCGCGCTGA